The nucleotide window CTGCTCAGGCGTCTTGAGCGGAAGGTGGACCAGTTGCCGAGGCTGCTGGGGCAGCCGGTTCGGTCGCTTTCAGAAGCACTGGATCAGCTTGAAGAAACGCGTGGCGGTCTTGAAAGCGCGTTGCGAGAAACGGAGTTCGACCCGCGCGAACTGGAAAGCGTGGAAGAGCGATTGTTTGCGCTGCGGGCCGCCTCCAGAAAATACTCGGTAACTGTCGAGGAGTTACCGGCTCTTTGCGACCGGATGGTCGCTGATCTTGCCGATCTTGATGCCGGTGAAGACAAGCTGGCAGCCCTTGTTGATGCATCCGCTAAAGCCCAATCAAGCTACGACAAGAAAGCAGCGTTCCTATCGCAAAAACGTCGAAAGTCGGCAGCAGCTCTTGAGAAGGCCGTTGAACGGGAGTTGCCGGATCTGAAGCTTGAACGTGCACGCTTTATCGTTGAGATGCAGAGCGAGCCTGAAACCCGGGGCAAAACAGGCATCGACCAGCTGGAATTTCATGTGCAGACCAATCCCGGTACCAAACCCGGACCGCTGATGAAAGTCGCCTCTGGCGGTGAATTGTCGAGGTTTCTCCTGGCTCTGAAAGTGTGCCTCGCGGACAAAGGCACTGCGCCCACGCTTGTTTTTGACGAGATCGACACCGGTGTCGGGGGGGCCGTTGCCGAAGCGATTGGGGTCCGCCTGGCGCGACTTGCCGGTACTGTTCAGGTACTAACGGTCACGCATGCGCCGCAGGTTGCTGCGCGCGCCGAAGGACATTTTCTGATCGCCAAAGAGGCTGCCAAGCCCAACAGGGTGGCGACCCGCGTGCAACGAATTGATGATGACCACCGGAGCGAAGAGATCGCTCGTATGTTGGCGGGCAGCGTCATTACCGAAGAAGCAAGGGCAGCGGCCCGCAAACTCCTGACAGCCGCGGAATAGAGAGACGCTCATGGCAGACACCGTTGAGACCTCCACGATAGATGTTGACGCGCTGACACCGGATCAGGCCGCGGTCGAGTTGAAGCGGCTTGCATCGGAAATTGCCGAGCATGACCGCAGATATCACCAGGAAGACGCTCCATCTATTTCCGATGCGGACTACGATGCCTTGCGCAGACGGAATTCAGCAATTGAGGAGCGGTTTCCCGCTCTGGCTGTTGAAGATGGCCCCTCTACACAAGTGGGGGCAGCACCCGCATCCGGGTTTGGCAAGATTACGCATCGTGTACCGATGCTGTCATTGGACAATGCCTTCAACGATGATGATGTGCGTGACTTCGTTGGCCGGGTCCGGCGGTTTTTGAAATTCGATCCACTTCAGGGTGTTCTTGGTGTGACGGCCGAACCGAAGATTGACGGCCTGTCCCTGTCGCTGCGTTTTGAAAACGGTGAACTGGTTTATGCAGCAACGCGCGGAGACGGAACCACCGGCGAGAATGTCACGGCCAATGCGCGAACCATAAAGGATATCCCCCAAACGCTTGCAGGTGAGGTGCCGGCAGTTGTTGAAATTCGGGGCGAAGTCTATATGGCGCACAAGGATTTTCAGGCCCTGAATGAGCGCATGGATGCCAATGGCGGCAAGGTCTTTGCCAATCCGCGCAACGCGGCCGCCGGTTCTCTACGCCAGTTGAAGTCCGAAATCACGGCTTCCAGACCCTTGCGTTTCTTTGCGTATGCGTGGGGTGAGATGAGTGCGATGCCCGCCGAAACACAGTTCGGGATGGTTGACCAGCTCAAGGACTGGGGCTTTCAAATCAACCCTTTGATGAAGCGCTGTGAAACCGTTGAGGAACTTCTTGGTGTCTACCATGGCATTGAAGAAAGCCGCGCGCAGCTCGACTATGATATCGATGGCGTCGTTTATAAGGTCGACCGGCTTGATTTGCAGGAACGGCTCGGGTTTGTGTCCCGGTCACCCAGATGGGCGATCGCACACAAGTTTCCTGCCGAACAGGCATTCACTGTTTTGAATGATATCGAAATTCAGGTTGGCAGAACCGGCGCTCTGACACCGGTTGCCAAGCTGGAACCCATCACCGTTGGGGGCGTTGTCGTCTCCAATGCGACCTTGCACAACGAAGATTACATCAAGGGCATAGGTCAGGACGGAGAACCCATCCGCGAGGGCAAGGACCTGCGGATCGGAGACACGGTCAAGATCCAGCGCGCGGGTGACGTTATTCCCCAGATCGTCGATATCGACCTCGACAAGCGCCCGGCTGACGCAGTTGCCTTTGAATTCCCAACCGTCTGCCCTTCCTGTGGCAGTCATGCGGTGCGGGAGAAGAATGAAAAGACAGGTCGGGTTGATGCGGTCCGCCGGTGCACTGGCGGGCTCATTTGTCCGGCTCAGGCAACGGAGAAGCTGAAACACTTTGTTTCACGCAATGCCTTCGACATTGAGGGCTTCGGCGACAAGCAGGTCGATGCCTTTTACCAGGACGGCCTGGTGATGACGCCGGCGGATATCTTCACATTGGAAGAACGGGACAAGCGGTCGCTGACCAAATTGCGCAACAGGGAGGGTTGGGGTGCCCTGTCGGCCAAGAACCTTTTCGAAGCGATCAATGCGCGCCGCGATATTGACCTGCATCGCTTCATCTTCGCACTTGGTATTCGGCACGTAGGGGAGGGGAACGGCAAATTGCTGGCCAGAGCCTACGGATCGTGGCAGGCGTTTTATGAAGCCATGCAGGCAGCTCATGATACTTCAGGCGAGGCCTTTGCCGACCTGAATGACATAGATGGAATCGGGCATATTGTTGCAGACGCGCTGGTCGAGTTTTTTGCAGAACAAAGAAACCGCGCCCAGCTTGATGCATTGCTGGAAGAGGTGAGGCCCAGAGAGGCTGAGAAGATCGATGCCACAGGATCGCCTGTAGCTGGAAAGACTGTCGTCTTTACCGGCTCGCTGGAGCGGATGACCCGGGAAGAAGCGAAAGCGATGGCGGAGCGATTTGGGGCCAAAGTATCGGGCTCGGTTTCGAAAAAGACCGATCTTGTGGTGGCTGGTCCTGGGGCTGGATCAAAGCTGAAGAAGGCGCAGGATCTGGATGTTGAAGTCATCTCCGAGGATGACTGGTTTGATCTTGTTGGCGCATAGGCGAAGGCGTTGATGATCGGTCAACTGATCGCAGAACACCCCGCGACGCATTGACACCAACTTGGGGCGGTACGCATTTTCCCGCCAAATAAGTTGCTGATCATCGGCGGTCTCACTGCGTGAAACTAGCGTGAAATTGCGCCCCGGGAATCCCCTCCGGCAAGTCACATCTGCGCGAAAGAATCTACATCTGACATTGTACGTATTGATACTAATGACAGGGGTAGGAAAACTCGATCTGCTACCTGAAATTGATACACTTGGCGAATGGCTTGTTTTGTGTCGGAAATTGCCAAGTTTGCAGCTAACGTTAAGTAACAAGTAACACGCTCCCTCCAATTCTAAGGAACGTAATTCTGTTCTGGAGGGGGATGCGATGATGAAGCGCATTAAGGTGCAAATCGGGCTCCTTGCAATTGTTCCGATGCTCGCCGTGATCGGTTTCGCGGCTTTGAGTGTTTATGAAAAGTCTGTCGAACTGTCTCATCATGAATTCATGAGGCCATTGACCCGGATTGCTGAAGATGCCGGCAATCTCGTTCACGAGCTTCAAAAAGAGCGGGGGATGAGCGTTGCGCTCATCAAGTCGGATTATGACCCGGCTGCTCGCGCTAAACTTGATGCACAGCGGCCGAATGTCGATGCGGCATTGAAGATGTTCGATGATCACCTTGCCGCAATTGATCTCAATGACGAGGCATTGCTTGCCGATCTTCAGCATGTTGCGGAGGAAGTGCACAAGACCGACGCGTTCCGGCAGGCTATTGACGCGAAAAAATTTACGGCTGGCGATGTGGTCAAGAACTACACGCACGAAGTTCATGAGTTGATCCATGTGGTGGGGATTACCACCGAATCCAGCCCGTCTCCTGAGATCACAACTGAGCTCCTTGCCTATCTGACACTGGTTGAAGCTATGGAGTCCGGTGGTCTGGAAAGGGCAACGGGTGCAGCTCTGCTGAACGAGTTCAATCTGACCGGCGAAGTCAATCTTCAGACCTACAAGTCAGTCGTCACGCATTATGGCGGCGAGAAGGCTTTCCTGAAGGAATTTCTCTCGATCGCCACAAAAGAGCAAAAGACACTCTGGGAAAACACGGTCAAGGGTGAACCAGTTGAAGAGACGTTGGTTTGGCGAAAGGCTATTCACGACTTGCCGGCAACCAAGGATGCGAAAGGCATTGAAGGCGCTGCCTGGTTTGCCAAGGCGACTGAACGTCTGAACCTCATCAAAACGGTCTCTGATGACTTCATCCATCGCGCCGAAGCAGCTGCCGATACTGACGCAGCCCGACTGAATTCCGAAATCTTCGTTCTGGCAACGATCGCCGTTGGTTTTGTTGCGGCTACACTGGCACTTGTTGTCTGGCAGGTTATGGCGATCACGCAGATGCTGAGCCGCCAGCGTGATGCCATCACCGAACTGGCCGAGGGCAATCTGGACGTGATTGTGTCCGACACAGATCGCCCTGATGAAATTGGCGATATTGCCAGAGCTTCGGAGGTTTTTCGCGACAAGCTTATACATCAGCAGCAACTCGAAGAAGCTGCCGAGGCTGATCGCATCAAACGCCGCGAGAGGCGGACTCAGCTCGAAAACGCCATCCGGCATTTCGAGACATCCGTGACAACCATCCAGGAACAGCTTTCCGGCGAGACCAGAGGTGTTCAGGACAGTGCCGGTGAAATGCTGACGATTGCTCTTCATGCCGACGAGAGCGCGCGCGCTGCAAACTCGGCAACGGAAGAGGCAACCACCAACGTTCAGACCGTTGCGTCTGCTGCGGCGGAACTGTCGGCGTCCATCGGCGAGATTTCCCGCCAGGCCGGAACGGCCATGCAGATCTCAGCGTCTGCTTCTGAAACGGCGGTTGCGGCCGATAAGGATATCTCCATCCTCGCGGAAACGGCCGACAAGATCGGCGAAGTCGTCGAGATCATCCGTGCCATTGCCGAGCAGACAAATCTGTTGGCTTTGAACGCGACAATTGAGGCGGCGCGTGCCGGTGAAGCCGGCAAGGGGTTTGCCGTTGTGGCAGCGGAAGTGAAAGAGCTTTCCACCCAGACGGCACGTGCGACCGATGAGATCGCCAGCCAGATTTCCGGCATTCAGGGATCGACCCAGAAATCGGTCGCCGCAATCCGTGACATCGTCGAGAAAATCGAAGAAGTGCGCGGTGTCACCGAGACGATTTCGGCTTCCGTTGACGAGCAGAATGCTGCAACGAGCGAAATCACGCAAAGCATCACCTTTGCTTCTGATGGCGCTTCAGCCGCGGCAAGCAACGTTGCCGGTGTCTCGGGTTCAATTGATCAGACACGCCAGAAATCGGAAACGCTGAGCCAGTCCGCTGAACAGCTGGGGCTGGTTGCCAATGACCTTTCCGACGCTGTCGGGGCGTTCCTGAACGAGGTTCGCGAAGACGAAGCGGCCTGATCTTCAGGAAACAGTCAATTTGAGCGGGGCGGTACTTTGGTGCCGCCCCGTTTTCTTTGTGGGATCATGGCAACCAAGACCTGGGCGGCACGACGAGCCTGATTGTGGGGTGCCTACGAAACTGCCCTTGGTTTGGAAACTCTCTCTCGAGATTTGCCTCTGACCATCAAGAGGCAGGAAGTTGCCCTTTGAGACCGCCAGCCCAACCAATTATTCGAGCTCGTTTACAGCTTTATCTTGTCCCCACGAAATCCTAATCTTCCGCCTCGCCACACTCGGTTTGTTGCTATATTGTTCTCAGCGAACATTTTGATGTAATCGGACCCAAAAATCATGGCAGACCCTGACGGGTATGACGATCCGTTTGATGATCCTTTTCAGCCGATCGGCACCAGGGCGGAGCCCGCAGCAGCACCTGCAAGGCCTGCTGGAGGGATCGCTGCCCGCGCCATGGCGGCGCGTCAAGCGCCCGACTACCTGACAGGTCTCAATCCGGAACAGCGGCTTGCTGTCGAAACAACGGAAGGCCCTGTGCTTGTACTGGCAGGTGCCGGAACAGGGAAAACGCGGGTACTGACCACGCGTATTGCCCATATTCTAGCAACGGGTCGCGCGCGTCCTTCCGAAATCCTGGCCGTCACGTTCACCAACAAGGCGGCGCGGGAAATGAAAGAGCGCATCGCGGGCTTTGTTGGCGGTAACGTCGAAGGCATGGCCTGGCTCGGGACGTTCCACTCGATCTGCGTCAAGATTCTGCGAAAACACGCCGAACTTGTCGGGCTTAAATCCAGCTTTTCCATTCTCGACACGGATGATCAGATCCGTTTGATCAAGCAGATCATTCAAGCCGAGGGACTGGATGACAAGCGTTGGACAGCCCGTGCGTTTGCAGGAATGCTCGATGGCTGGAAAAACCGTGCGCTTGGACCAGCCGACATTCCCGAAGGCGAGGCGCGCGCATTTGCCAATGGCAAGGGGCGCAAGCTTTACGAGGAGTATCAGGAGCGTTTATCGATCCTCAACGCCGCGGATTTTGGCGATTTGCTGCTGCATGTCATCACACTTTTCAAGACCCGGCCGGATGTTCTGAAGGACTATCAGCACCGGTTTCGCTATATGCTGGTCGATGAGTATCAGGACACGAACATTGCACAGTATCTCTGGCTGCGACTGCTGGCGCAGGGCAACCCGAATGTGTGCTGCGTAGGCGACGATGACCAGTCGATTTATGGCTGGCGCGGGGCGGAAGTTGATAACATTTTGCGCTTTGAACATGATTTCAAGGGCGCCGAGGTTGTCCGTCTTGAGCGGAACTACCGGTCCACCAGTCATATTCTGGCCGCGGCTTCCCATCTCATTTCCTTCAACGAAGGGCGGCTCGGCAAAACGCTTTTCACTGATTTCAACGAGCCGGATCATGATCTGGTTTCAGTCGCTTCCGTTTGGGACTCAGAAGAAGAAGCCCGCACCATCGGCGACGAAATTGAGGCGCTGCAGTCCAAAGAGCATGTTCTCAATCAAATGGCGGTGCTCGTCCGTGCTTCCTTCCAGATGCGCGAGTTTGAAGATCGTTTTGTAACCCTGGGATTGAACTATCGGGTGATTGGTGGTCCCAGGTTTTACGAACGCATGGAAATTCGCGATGCCATGGCCTATTTCCGGTGCGTCGCGCAGCCGGCAGATGACCTGGCATTTGAACGCATCGTCAATACGCCGAAGCGTGGACTGGGTGACGCCACACTCAAACTCGTTCATGGCCTTGCCCGTGCCGAACGCATTCCTCTGATGCAGGCCGCAGCGCAATTGATCGACACCGAAGAGCTGAAGCCGAAGCCTCGCAATGCACTCAAAAATGTGCTCGACAATTTCGAGCGCTGGCGGAACCAGCTTGAACAGGTCAAACACACTGAACTTGCCGAAATCATTCTGGACGAGAGCGGTTACACGGAAATGTGGCGTCAGGACCGGTCGGCCGAGGCGCCTGGAAGGCTCGACAACCTGAAAGAACTCGTTCGCTCCATGGACGAGTTTGAATCTCTCAGCGGCTTTCTGGAGCATATCTCGCTGGTGATGGATCGGGACAGTGCGGATGCAAGCGACGCCGTTTCCATCATGACACTGCATTCGGCCAAGGGGCTCGAGTTCGACACTGTGTTCTTGCCGGGATGGGAAGAAGGTCTCTTTCCCCACCAGCGTGCCCTCGATGAGAGTGGCCGGGCAGGGCTGGAGGAGGAGCGCAGGCTTGCCTATGTCGGCATTACCCGCGCCAAGAAACGGGCAAAGATCTACTTTGCCTCCAATCGCCGGATTCATGGATTGTGGCAATCCACGGTGCCTTCCAGGTTCCTGGACGAATTGCCAGCGGATCACGTCGAGATTGCCGAACCGTCTTCAAATTATGGCGGGTATGCAGGTGGCGGTTATGGGCCATCGCGTTTTGACAACAATGACCCTTTCGAACGCGGCAGTTATTCGACGCCCGGCTGGCAGCGGGCACAGCGCGCCAAGCAAAACTCGGACGGTTTTTCAGAAGGTGGTGGACGCGGTTACAAATCCGCCCGCATGAAGCGGCAGGGACCTTTGACCATAGAAGGAGAGCTTGTTGCAAAATCCGTCAGCGAAACACCGTCGGAATTCTCCCTCGGTGAGAGGGTTTTCCATATCAAGTTCGGTTATGGCGCGATCAAATCGATCGAAGGAAACAAGCTGACCATCGATTTTGAGAAGGCCGGTGTGAAGAAGGTCATCGACAGTTTCGTGGAACGGCATTGAGGGCTGCCCGATCTCGGCATTTTGCTAAAGATCCGTGCCCTTCGGTTTGATCAGCAGGTTTCTCTCATTCAGATATGGATGAATCTCGACAGCTTCTCCCAGTAGCTTTTGACCGAGCTTTGCGCGTCCCATGCTGAGGAAGATCATCGCTTTGCCTGAGAGGGCCCCAAAGTGCCTGGGTTCGAGCTCCAGCACACGGTCAATGTCTTCAAGGCTTTCGTCGTAGTTGCCTTGCAAAAACAACACGAAGGCGCGCTGGTTCCAACCTTCCGAATAGTCCGGTGCTTCTTTCACCACTTCATCAAGGATGTCTTTTGCACCTTGAAAGTCATAGATGCCGCGCCGGCTCATGGCCTCATCAATGCGTTCTCGTATGGCTGGATTCGGGGCAGCGTTCAGCCAGGATTCCCAGATCTGGTTCTCGATCTTCTTGGCTTCCACTTCATTGGGAGCATTCTTGAGAGCGCGGAACAATGTGTCCTGCTCTGTTGTCGCATTGGCGGCCTGCGGTGGAACAGTCAGAAGCATTATAGCCGTGGCAATGGCGGCCATAACCCAATACGGAGAGTGGTTTCTCGCAAGTGTGGACATGGATCCTCCCGTTTCTCTCTTCTTTAGAGATGGGGCGGAACAGGGATTTGCCCAGACTTTTGCTGAGGCTCCACTGGAATGTGAATGGCCGGGCCGCTATACCGCTGGCCTTGTGGCCATTTCAACAAGGCGTGAGCGAACATGAAAACCATTCGGGTGCAGATTACAGCCGAGGAACTGGAAGCCAAACGAATTTCTGACATTCTGGAACGTGCATTCGAGGATGAAGGCAATCCGGTGACGGTTTACGAGGCTTCGTCTGACGGGAGGGTCTGGGCAGCTGAGGTTCTGTTGTTTGAGGTTTCGCCCGAGGAAGCAGAGGCAACTGTTCGCGATCGCGTTGGTGCCGACGCATTTGCCGCTCCGCTTGAAGCTGAGGAACTGCCTGATATCAACTGGGTTGAAAAGAGCCTGGAAGGACTTAAGCCAGTTCGGGCCGGGCGGTTTCTGGTTCATGGAAGCCACGACCGGGACAAGGTCCTGCCGGGCGCTATCGGGCTGGAGATCGAGGCAGCTCTTGCGTTTGGAACCGGACATCACGGGACCACTGCAGGATGCCTGGAGGAAATTGATCGGCTGCTTTCACTGCGTGAGTATGACAGCATCCTGGATTTGGGCACCGGCACAGGCGTTCTTGCGATTGCTGCTGCATTGAAATCCAGACAAATCGTGCTGGCCACAGACATCGACCCGGTCGCTACCCAGACTGCTCTTCAAAACGCCCGTCTCAACGGCGCAAGTCATCTGGTCCGTGGGTTTACGGCAAACGGCATGGAGGACCGACGTTTCGGACTTTACGGTCCGTTCGACCTCGTGATTGCCAACATATTGGCGCGACCCTTGATGAAAATGGCCAAATCCATTGGGCAACAGATGACCCAAACAGCGACACTGGTCCTGTCCGGTCTTCGCGTGGAAGACGGGCCCAGGATCCTGTTCGCTTATCGATGCCAGGGATTTGTGCTGGACCGACGGCGTG belongs to Roseibium porphyridii and includes:
- the recN gene encoding DNA repair protein RecN, whose amino-acid sequence is MLVTLSIRDIVLIDRLDLDFTAGMSVLTGETGAGKSILLDSLSLALGARGDADLVRHGEDQGQVTAVFDVAGAHPVREFLRANDVDDDGDVILRRIQTADGRTRAFVNDQPVSAGLLRQAGSLLVEIHGQHDDRALVDPDSHRSLIDLFGGLTADAEGVAAAYSAFRSAARAVSEHEQRIEAARKEADYLRSSVDELLQLKPEPGEEQQLAERRTDMMQVEKIAGDLNEAFETLNGSASPIPELASLLRRLERKVDQLPRLLGQPVRSLSEALDQLEETRGGLESALRETEFDPRELESVEERLFALRAASRKYSVTVEELPALCDRMVADLADLDAGEDKLAALVDASAKAQSSYDKKAAFLSQKRRKSAAALEKAVERELPDLKLERARFIVEMQSEPETRGKTGIDQLEFHVQTNPGTKPGPLMKVASGGELSRFLLALKVCLADKGTAPTLVFDEIDTGVGGAVAEAIGVRLARLAGTVQVLTVTHAPQVAARAEGHFLIAKEAAKPNRVATRVQRIDDDHRSEEIARMLAGSVITEEARAAARKLLTAAE
- the ligA gene encoding NAD-dependent DNA ligase LigA, with translation MADTVETSTIDVDALTPDQAAVELKRLASEIAEHDRRYHQEDAPSISDADYDALRRRNSAIEERFPALAVEDGPSTQVGAAPASGFGKITHRVPMLSLDNAFNDDDVRDFVGRVRRFLKFDPLQGVLGVTAEPKIDGLSLSLRFENGELVYAATRGDGTTGENVTANARTIKDIPQTLAGEVPAVVEIRGEVYMAHKDFQALNERMDANGGKVFANPRNAAAGSLRQLKSEITASRPLRFFAYAWGEMSAMPAETQFGMVDQLKDWGFQINPLMKRCETVEELLGVYHGIEESRAQLDYDIDGVVYKVDRLDLQERLGFVSRSPRWAIAHKFPAEQAFTVLNDIEIQVGRTGALTPVAKLEPITVGGVVVSNATLHNEDYIKGIGQDGEPIREGKDLRIGDTVKIQRAGDVIPQIVDIDLDKRPADAVAFEFPTVCPSCGSHAVREKNEKTGRVDAVRRCTGGLICPAQATEKLKHFVSRNAFDIEGFGDKQVDAFYQDGLVMTPADIFTLEERDKRSLTKLRNREGWGALSAKNLFEAINARRDIDLHRFIFALGIRHVGEGNGKLLARAYGSWQAFYEAMQAAHDTSGEAFADLNDIDGIGHIVADALVEFFAEQRNRAQLDALLEEVRPREAEKIDATGSPVAGKTVVFTGSLERMTREEAKAMAERFGAKVSGSVSKKTDLVVAGPGAGSKLKKAQDLDVEVISEDDWFDLVGA
- a CDS encoding methyl-accepting chemotaxis protein, which produces MMKRIKVQIGLLAIVPMLAVIGFAALSVYEKSVELSHHEFMRPLTRIAEDAGNLVHELQKERGMSVALIKSDYDPAARAKLDAQRPNVDAALKMFDDHLAAIDLNDEALLADLQHVAEEVHKTDAFRQAIDAKKFTAGDVVKNYTHEVHELIHVVGITTESSPSPEITTELLAYLTLVEAMESGGLERATGAALLNEFNLTGEVNLQTYKSVVTHYGGEKAFLKEFLSIATKEQKTLWENTVKGEPVEETLVWRKAIHDLPATKDAKGIEGAAWFAKATERLNLIKTVSDDFIHRAEAAADTDAARLNSEIFVLATIAVGFVAATLALVVWQVMAITQMLSRQRDAITELAEGNLDVIVSDTDRPDEIGDIARASEVFRDKLIHQQQLEEAAEADRIKRRERRTQLENAIRHFETSVTTIQEQLSGETRGVQDSAGEMLTIALHADESARAANSATEEATTNVQTVASAAAELSASIGEISRQAGTAMQISASASETAVAADKDISILAETADKIGEVVEIIRAIAEQTNLLALNATIEAARAGEAGKGFAVVAAEVKELSTQTARATDEIASQISGIQGSTQKSVAAIRDIVEKIEEVRGVTETISASVDEQNAATSEITQSITFASDGASAAASNVAGVSGSIDQTRQKSETLSQSAEQLGLVANDLSDAVGAFLNEVREDEAA
- a CDS encoding ATP-dependent helicase, which translates into the protein MADPDGYDDPFDDPFQPIGTRAEPAAAPARPAGGIAARAMAARQAPDYLTGLNPEQRLAVETTEGPVLVLAGAGTGKTRVLTTRIAHILATGRARPSEILAVTFTNKAAREMKERIAGFVGGNVEGMAWLGTFHSICVKILRKHAELVGLKSSFSILDTDDQIRLIKQIIQAEGLDDKRWTARAFAGMLDGWKNRALGPADIPEGEARAFANGKGRKLYEEYQERLSILNAADFGDLLLHVITLFKTRPDVLKDYQHRFRYMLVDEYQDTNIAQYLWLRLLAQGNPNVCCVGDDDQSIYGWRGAEVDNILRFEHDFKGAEVVRLERNYRSTSHILAAASHLISFNEGRLGKTLFTDFNEPDHDLVSVASVWDSEEEARTIGDEIEALQSKEHVLNQMAVLVRASFQMREFEDRFVTLGLNYRVIGGPRFYERMEIRDAMAYFRCVAQPADDLAFERIVNTPKRGLGDATLKLVHGLARAERIPLMQAAAQLIDTEELKPKPRNALKNVLDNFERWRNQLEQVKHTELAEIILDESGYTEMWRQDRSAEAPGRLDNLKELVRSMDEFESLSGFLEHISLVMDRDSADASDAVSIMTLHSAKGLEFDTVFLPGWEEGLFPHQRALDESGRAGLEEERRLAYVGITRAKKRAKIYFASNRRIHGLWQSTVPSRFLDELPADHVEIAEPSSNYGGYAGGGYGPSRFDNNDPFERGSYSTPGWQRAQRAKQNSDGFSEGGGRGYKSARMKRQGPLTIEGELVAKSVSETPSEFSLGERVFHIKFGYGAIKSIEGNKLTIDFEKAGVKKVIDSFVERH
- a CDS encoding tetratricopeptide repeat protein, which produces MSTLARNHSPYWVMAAIATAIMLLTVPPQAANATTEQDTLFRALKNAPNEVEAKKIENQIWESWLNAAPNPAIRERIDEAMSRRGIYDFQGAKDILDEVVKEAPDYSEGWNQRAFVLFLQGNYDESLEDIDRVLELEPRHFGALSGKAMIFLSMGRAKLGQKLLGEAVEIHPYLNERNLLIKPKGTDL
- a CDS encoding 50S ribosomal protein L11 methyltransferase, with the translated sequence MKTIRVQITAEELEAKRISDILERAFEDEGNPVTVYEASSDGRVWAAEVLLFEVSPEEAEATVRDRVGADAFAAPLEAEELPDINWVEKSLEGLKPVRAGRFLVHGSHDRDKVLPGAIGLEIEAALAFGTGHHGTTAGCLEEIDRLLSLREYDSILDLGTGTGVLAIAAALKSRQIVLATDIDPVATQTALQNARLNGASHLVRGFTANGMEDRRFGLYGPFDLVIANILARPLMKMAKSIGQQMTQTATLVLSGLRVEDGPRILFAYRCQGFVLDRRREKDGWLTLTLVRGRNLA